One segment of Primulina tabacum isolate GXHZ01 chromosome 14, ASM2559414v2, whole genome shotgun sequence DNA contains the following:
- the LOC142525662 gene encoding putative pre-mRNA-splicing factor ATP-dependent RNA helicase DEAH5 has protein sequence MPMSSLVRTWKNSEGSLGRSAALQSALAKERREFREQHQRKMLDSIPKDLNRQWEDPMPETGDRLLAQELKGVGLSAYDMPEWRKDDYGKAPTFGKRSKLSLQEQRQSLPIYNLKSELVQAVHDNQVLVVIGETGSGKSTQVPQYLADAGYTTNGRICCTQPRRMAAISVAKRVAEEFGCRIGEEVGYAIRFEDCTGPETLIKYMTDGMLLREILNDADLSQYSVIILDEAHERTIHTDVLFGLLKQLLRRRTDLRLIVTSATLDADKFSGYFFDCNIFTIPGRNFPVEILYTKQQESDYLEASLITVMQIHLSEPEGDILLFLTGQEEIDHACQCLYERMKSLGKKVPELIILPVYGVLPSEMQSRIFEPTPPGKRKVVVATNIAEASLTVDGIVYVIDPGFAKQNVYNPQQGLDSLVITPISQASAKQRAGRAGRTGPGKCYRLYTQSAFHSEMSPVSIPEIQRINLGMTTLTMKAMGINDLLSFDFMDPPSPQALIYALKQLYRLGALEEEGLLTKLGRRMAEFPLDPPLSKMLLASVDLGCSDEVLTIISMIQTGNIFYRPMEKQSQADQKRAKFFQPEGDHLTLLAVYEAWKEKNFSGPWCFENFVQSRSLRRAQDVRKQLLSIMDKLKLDVVSAGKNFTKIRKAIAAGFFFHAARKDPQEGYRTLVDNQPVYLHPSSAVFQRQPDWVIYHEMVMTTKVYIHDVTAISPEWLVELAPKMFKVPNSMKMSKRKRQERIEPLYDRHHEPNSWRLSKRRA, from the coding sequence ATGCCGATGAGTTCGCTTGTGAGGACATGGAAGAACTCGGAGGGGTCTTTGGGTCGATCGGCAGCTCTTCAATCTGCTCTCGCGAAAGAGAGGAGAGAATTCAGGGAACAACATCAAAGAAAGATGTTGGATTCCATTCCAAAGGATCTGAACAGGCAATGGGAAGATCCGATGCCCGAAACGGGTGACAGACTTCTTGCTCAGGAACTGAAGGGAGTCGGGTTGTCCGCATATGACATGCCGGAGTGGAGGAAGGATGACTATGGTAAAGCTCCGACTTTTGGGAAAAGATCCAAGCTCTCTCTTCAGGAGCAGaggcagagtttgccaatctacAATTTGAAAAGTGAATTGGTTCAGGCTGTCCATGATAATCAGGTTTTGGTTGTGATTGGCGAGACAGGATCTGGGAAGTCCACGCAGGTACCGCAGTATCTAGCCGACGCGGGGTATACTACCAACGGGAGAATATGTTGTACTCAACCTCGTAGGATGGCTGCAATCTCGGTAGCCAAGCGAGTCGCCGAGGAGTTTGGTTGCCGCATAGGGGAAGAAGTTGGATACGCTATTCGTTTCGAAGATTGCACAGGTCCGGAGACCTTAATCAAATACATGACTGATGGTATGCTTCTGAGGGAGATTCTGAATGATGCAGATTTGTCTCAATACTCAGTGATTATTCTTGATGAAGCTCACGAGAGGACGATTCACACGGATGTCCTTTTTGGATTATTGAAGCAACTTCTGAGACGGAGAACGGACCTTCGCCTGATCGTCACCTCTGCAACTTTGGATGCAGACAAGTTCTCGGGATATTTCTTCGATTGTAACATCTTCACTATCCCTGGAAGAAATTTTCCGGTAGAAATTCTTTACACCAAGCAGCAAGAAAGTGACTACCTGGAGGCATCCTTGATAACAGTGATGCAAATTCACTTGAGTGAACCTGAAGGTGATATACTTCTGTTTTTGACTGGCCAAGAAGAGATTGATCATGCCTGTCAGTGTCTCTATGAAAGGATGAAGAGTTTAGGAAAAAAAGTTCCCGAGCTGATTATTTTGCCAGTATATGGCGTCCTACCTAGCGAAATGCAGTCCAGGATATTTGAACCCACTCCTCCAGGTAAGAGAAAGGTGGTCGTCGCCACCAATATAGCTGAAGCATCTTTGACTGTTGATGGCATAGTTTATGTCATTGATCCTGGCTTTGCAAAGCAAAATGTCTACAATCCTCAACAGGGGCTTGATTCACTGGTGATAACTCCGATATCACAAGCATCCGCGAAGCAAAGAGCAGGGAGAGCGGGACGGACTGGACCAGGAAAGTGCTATCGGCTCTACACACAGAGTGCATTCCACAGTGAGATGTCCCCCGTTTCGATTCCGGAGATCCAGAGGATTAACCTCGGGATGACTACTCTTACAATGAAGGCCATGGGCATTAATGATCTGCTATCCTTTGATTTCATGGACCCCCCATCACCTCAGGCCCTCATTTATGCCTTGAAACAGCTATATAGATTGGGTGCTCTGGAAGAAGAGGGACTGCTTACAAAGTTGGGAAGGAGAATGGCCGAGTTTCCTCTGGATCCTCCTCTTTCCAAGATGCTTCTTGCCAGCGTGGATCTTGGTTGCAGTGATGAAGTTCTGACCATTATTTCGATGATTCAGACGGGGAACATCTTCTACCGTCCTATGGAAAAACAATCCCAGGCAGACCAGAAAAGGGCCAAATTTTTCCAGCCTGAAGGAGATCATCTGACGTTACTCGCGGTGTATGAGGCCTGGAAAGAAAAGAATTTTTCTGGTCCCTGgtgctttgaaaattttgttcagTCTCGATCACTGAGGAGAGCACAGGACGTGAGAAAACAGCTTCTGTCCATCATGGATAAGCTCAAACTGGATGTTGTTAGTGCTGGAAAGAACTTCACAAAGATCCGGAAAGCCATAGCTGCAGGTTTCTTCTTCCATGCTGCTCGGAAAGATCCACAGGAAGGTTACCGGACATTGGTCGACAACCAGCCGGTTTACCTTCATCCGAGCAGCGCTGTTTTTCAAAGGCAGCCCGACTGGGTCATATATCATGAGATGGTGATGACCACAAAGGTGTACATCCACGATGTTACTGCAATAAGTCCAGAGTGGCTGGTGGAACTAGCACCAAAAATGTTCAAGGTGCCAAATTCTATGAAAATGAGCAAGCGGAAGAGACAAGAGCGAATCGAACCACTCTACGACAGACACCATGAACCTAACTCTTGGCGTTTAAGCAAAAGGCGTGCTTAG